One genomic segment of Gemmatimonas aurantiaca includes these proteins:
- a CDS encoding TonB-dependent receptor has protein sequence MSKHARVAARVATWVATWVAMWVTMWVAPLTIAVAAPLPLRGQQASGRLTGVVTDDQQAPVAGAQITLVGTALTTVSEFDGRYRLGNIPAGSYDMRVQRIGQQPKVVNIVVRSGEETVANVSLASSAVSIGSVVISASRRVEKLTEAPATITSVGTDVLDRTVGNGFANALKEAKGVDFIQVGMTSIAINARGFNSSFNNRFLMVEDGRIAVLPENGLPVGQFTPTPKVDLAGLEVLVGPGSALYGPDASSGVLSLRTKDPKQFPGLTLEVTGGSRSYKDIQARYAGVTGNVGYKVSGEYQDANDWENYLCYNSGGSIVARPGVRPSCAATEVREDAMKAPIDWTARVARGTGAVVYYMGQNRLEVNAGLSRTDGVGQTNVGRNQLAGWGYNIQQLRYTTPHWYLNAYRAQSQSGTSFALNRFAGAQLTPANSALSTDSLRMLSDWPSDGRMYAAEVQGNYQIQPLLNTRLIFGAQYRNDVVSSDRQWLTDRITGKDISNDQTGVYAQSTTSPVRWLDIVLAGRLDKPNVYDQQWSPKAGVVVKPINDQAFRVTFNRAFKSPTILQTNFFIPDWTSIISIFGNTTGFKTVDASGAVKSSYSPMVPESNKTWEFGYKGVIGNRLLLDGTYYRSDYRNFMSPLTIVGNPFATAAAGGPTFAVPTVNPGNNIPVNAQGRIVNQAGITPITLIYYNLGDAKVSGVDLGANLIASRHVEVRANLSTVGIDELTTPTGAAPEATSLNAPSTKWSLGVNANDIGRFSFGTTFRNVVGYYFRSGSNAGVIPTFGTLDANVSLRLPTTQKALLNVGVANLFSCTGQNVRYEAVSATYPQPNQRIASEDRKCGFNRRHVEMINMPEIGTMVFVGIRYTR, from the coding sequence ATGTCGAAGCACGCACGTGTCGCGGCGCGAGTCGCGACGTGGGTCGCGACGTGGGTCGCGATGTGGGTCACCATGTGGGTCGCGCCGCTGACCATCGCAGTGGCCGCGCCCCTTCCGCTCCGTGGACAACAGGCTTCAGGTCGATTGACCGGCGTCGTCACCGATGATCAGCAGGCACCGGTCGCCGGCGCGCAGATCACCCTGGTCGGTACCGCGCTCACGACCGTGAGCGAGTTCGACGGGCGCTATCGGCTTGGCAACATTCCCGCCGGCAGCTACGACATGCGCGTGCAACGCATCGGGCAGCAACCCAAGGTGGTGAACATCGTGGTCCGGTCCGGTGAGGAAACGGTGGCCAATGTCTCTCTGGCGTCGTCGGCGGTGTCCATTGGCAGTGTCGTCATCTCGGCATCGCGGCGTGTGGAGAAGCTCACGGAAGCGCCGGCCACCATCACGTCCGTCGGCACAGACGTGCTTGATCGCACCGTGGGCAATGGCTTTGCCAACGCACTCAAGGAGGCGAAGGGGGTCGACTTCATTCAGGTCGGCATGACCAGCATCGCGATCAATGCGCGCGGCTTCAATTCATCGTTCAACAATCGTTTTCTGATGGTCGAGGACGGCCGGATCGCGGTCCTCCCGGAGAACGGGCTGCCCGTGGGTCAGTTCACACCCACACCCAAGGTGGATCTGGCCGGCCTGGAGGTGCTCGTGGGACCGGGATCGGCGCTGTACGGCCCCGATGCCTCGAGTGGTGTGCTGTCGCTGCGCACCAAGGACCCGAAGCAGTTCCCCGGTCTCACGCTCGAAGTCACCGGCGGCAGCCGCTCGTACAAGGACATCCAGGCGCGTTATGCCGGCGTCACGGGCAATGTGGGCTACAAGGTGTCGGGCGAGTACCAGGACGCGAACGACTGGGAGAACTATCTCTGCTACAACTCGGGCGGCAGCATCGTGGCGAGGCCCGGCGTGCGCCCGAGCTGCGCAGCCACGGAAGTGCGTGAAGACGCCATGAAGGCGCCCATCGACTGGACCGCCCGTGTGGCGCGCGGCACCGGTGCGGTGGTGTACTACATGGGGCAGAACCGGCTCGAAGTGAACGCGGGATTGAGTCGCACGGATGGTGTCGGGCAGACGAATGTCGGACGCAATCAGCTGGCGGGGTGGGGCTACAACATCCAGCAACTGCGGTATACCACGCCGCACTGGTACCTGAATGCCTACCGCGCGCAGTCACAGTCGGGCACTTCGTTCGCACTCAATCGGTTTGCCGGTGCGCAACTCACGCCGGCCAACAGTGCGCTCAGCACGGATTCGCTGCGCATGCTCTCGGACTGGCCCAGTGACGGACGCATGTACGCGGCGGAAGTGCAGGGCAACTATCAGATCCAGCCGCTGCTCAACACGCGTCTGATCTTCGGCGCCCAGTACCGCAACGATGTCGTGAGCAGCGACCGGCAGTGGCTCACCGACCGCATTACTGGCAAGGATATTTCCAACGACCAGACCGGCGTGTACGCGCAGAGCACCACGTCGCCGGTGCGCTGGCTCGACATCGTCCTGGCCGGCCGTCTCGACAAGCCGAACGTCTACGATCAGCAGTGGAGCCCCAAGGCCGGTGTCGTCGTCAAGCCGATCAACGACCAGGCGTTCCGCGTGACGTTCAATCGTGCGTTCAAGTCGCCGACCATCCTGCAGACCAACTTCTTCATCCCCGACTGGACGTCGATCATCTCGATCTTCGGCAACACCACCGGCTTCAAGACCGTCGATGCGTCCGGCGCGGTGAAATCCAGCTACAGCCCGATGGTGCCGGAGTCGAACAAGACCTGGGAGTTCGGCTACAAGGGCGTCATCGGGAATCGGCTCCTTCTCGACGGCACCTACTATCGCTCGGACTACAGGAACTTCATGAGTCCGCTCACGATCGTGGGCAATCCGTTCGCCACCGCGGCGGCGGGAGGCCCCACGTTCGCCGTGCCCACGGTCAATCCCGGCAACAACATCCCGGTCAACGCGCAGGGGCGCATCGTGAACCAGGCGGGAATCACGCCCATCACACTGATCTACTACAACCTCGGCGACGCCAAGGTGTCCGGTGTGGATCTGGGAGCGAACCTGATCGCGTCCCGGCATGTGGAAGTCCGCGCCAATCTCTCCACCGTGGGCATCGACGAACTCACCACGCCCACCGGCGCCGCGCCGGAAGCCACCTCGCTCAATGCACCCTCCACCAAGTGGAGCCTGGGTGTCAACGCCAACGACATCGGACGTTTTTCGTTCGGCACCACGTTCCGGAATGTCGTGGGGTACTACTTCCGCTCGGGCTCGAATGCGGGCGTGATCCCGACCTTCGGCACGCTCGACGCCAACGTGTCCCTGCGGTTGCCCACCACGCAGAAGGCGCTGCTGAATGTGGGCGTGGCGAATCTGTTCAGTTGCACCGGACAGAACGTGCGCTACGAAGCGGTGTCGGCCACGTATCCGCAGCCGAATCAGCGCATCGCCAGTGAAGACCGGAAGTGCGGCTTCAACCGCCGGCATGTCGAGATGATCAACATGCCGGAGATCGGCACCATGGTCTTCGTGGGCATTCGGTATACACGGTGA
- a CDS encoding SDR family oxidoreductase, with the protein MVKLQGRVALITGAGRGIGRAIALKLAREGARIVLNDLDEDPAREVAGEIVALGGEVATCVGSVIDDGFAERFISTALDAFGGLDIIVNNAGFTWDSVIQKMTDEQFQAIMDVHVTAPFRILRAAATPIREFARREREAGIEHYRKVVNISSLSGLDGNAGQVNYAAAKAGVMGMTKSLAREWGRYRVTVNCVAFGFIQTRMTQPLDGEASTVAVGDRQVRYGVQSSVLDSLAQQVPMGRIGTPEDAADGVYLMCAPESNYITGQVLRVSGGMNF; encoded by the coding sequence ATCGTGAAACTGCAAGGACGTGTCGCACTGATCACCGGAGCGGGGCGGGGCATCGGTCGCGCGATCGCGCTCAAGCTGGCCCGTGAAGGAGCCCGCATCGTGCTCAATGACCTCGACGAAGACCCGGCCCGCGAGGTGGCTGGCGAGATCGTGGCACTTGGCGGCGAGGTGGCCACCTGTGTCGGCAGCGTGATCGACGACGGGTTCGCGGAGCGATTCATCTCCACCGCGCTCGATGCATTCGGTGGACTCGACATCATCGTGAACAATGCGGGCTTCACATGGGACTCGGTCATCCAGAAAATGACCGACGAGCAGTTCCAGGCCATCATGGACGTGCACGTCACCGCTCCGTTTCGCATTCTGCGGGCCGCCGCCACACCCATTCGTGAATTCGCCCGGCGGGAGCGGGAAGCCGGCATCGAGCACTACCGCAAAGTGGTCAACATTTCGTCGCTGTCGGGGCTCGACGGCAACGCCGGGCAGGTCAACTATGCGGCCGCGAAAGCCGGCGTGATGGGGATGACCAAATCCCTCGCCCGTGAATGGGGGCGATATCGCGTGACCGTCAATTGTGTCGCGTTCGGTTTCATCCAGACGCGCATGACCCAGCCACTCGACGGAGAAGCCAGCACGGTCGCGGTGGGCGACCGGCAGGTGCGGTACGGGGTGCAATCTTCGGTGCTGGACAGTCTCGCGCAGCAGGTGCCGATGGGGCGGATCGGTACACCGGAGGACGCGGCCGACGGTGTGTATCTCATGTGCGCGCCGGAATCCAACTACATCACCGGACAGGTGCTCCGTGTATCGGGGGGCATGAACTTCTGA
- a CDS encoding class I adenylate-forming enzyme family protein, producing MNVGSLLPRHAESRPEHLAVVCGPHRQTFREHAARVNRVAHALLSLGLGKGDVVAIMLTNRVELLEIYRACALLGLVSVPLSPLMRGAGLATLLRDSGARAIVTAHETLPVVDEARADLATLPVGRCIVVDAAPGSPYTDYATMTASASAETPVPPDIGDDDVYNIIYSSGTTGEPKGIVHTHYVRALYGALFASQFRFTPESVVMHGGSLVFNGAFVTLMPAWFLGCTFVLQERFDAELFIETVARERVTHVMMVPSQIVALLGAPNFSREKLQSLQMLCSVGAPWHREHKERLLAVLPDALYELYGLTEGFITVLDRNDFTSHIESVGRPIPFSAMRIVGDDGRTLTPGAIGEIVGRSPLMMQGYHGRPDLTQAAVKDGWLHTGDVGYVDADGFLHLADRKKDLIISGGVNVYPKDIEEIAVQHPDVSEVAVFGAVHDKWGETPVAAVVLRAGAVADADRIRAWVNARVSARYQQLHAVILVDEFPRSTAGKTLKRVLRDQYANMCRSPDTSERPEGASI from the coding sequence GTGAACGTCGGAAGCCTGCTGCCGCGACACGCCGAGTCGCGGCCCGAACATCTGGCGGTGGTTTGCGGCCCCCACCGCCAGACGTTCCGTGAACATGCCGCGCGGGTGAACCGGGTGGCGCACGCGTTGCTCTCGCTTGGCCTGGGCAAAGGCGATGTGGTGGCCATCATGCTGACGAACCGGGTGGAACTGCTCGAGATCTATCGGGCCTGTGCCCTGCTCGGCCTGGTGAGTGTGCCCCTCAGTCCACTCATGCGCGGAGCGGGTCTCGCGACGCTGCTCCGGGACTCCGGCGCGCGGGCGATCGTCACCGCTCACGAAACCCTGCCGGTGGTCGACGAAGCGCGCGCCGATCTCGCCACCTTGCCCGTCGGGCGCTGCATCGTGGTCGACGCCGCGCCCGGCAGTCCGTACACCGACTACGCGACGATGACGGCATCGGCGAGCGCCGAGACACCGGTGCCGCCCGACATCGGCGACGACGATGTGTACAACATCATCTATTCCAGCGGCACCACGGGCGAGCCCAAGGGCATCGTCCACACCCACTACGTGCGTGCGTTGTATGGCGCCCTGTTCGCCAGTCAGTTCCGCTTCACGCCCGAAAGTGTCGTCATGCACGGCGGCTCCCTCGTCTTCAATGGAGCCTTCGTGACGTTGATGCCGGCGTGGTTTCTGGGCTGCACGTTCGTGCTGCAGGAACGCTTCGATGCCGAGCTCTTCATCGAGACCGTCGCCCGTGAGCGCGTCACTCACGTGATGATGGTGCCCTCCCAGATCGTTGCACTGCTCGGCGCCCCCAACTTTTCGCGTGAGAAGCTGCAATCGCTGCAGATGCTGTGTTCCGTGGGGGCCCCATGGCACCGCGAACACAAGGAACGCCTGCTGGCCGTGCTTCCCGACGCACTGTATGAGCTGTACGGGCTCACGGAGGGTTTCATCACGGTGCTCGACCGGAACGACTTCACGTCGCACATCGAATCGGTGGGGCGTCCGATCCCCTTCAGTGCGATGCGCATCGTCGGTGACGACGGACGGACGCTGACGCCGGGGGCGATCGGGGAGATCGTCGGTCGTTCGCCGCTGATGATGCAGGGGTACCACGGACGTCCCGATCTCACGCAGGCGGCCGTGAAGGACGGCTGGTTGCACACGGGCGACGTAGGCTACGTCGATGCCGATGGTTTCCTGCACCTGGCCGATCGCAAGAAGGATCTGATCATCTCGGGAGGCGTGAACGTCTACCCGAAGGACATCGAGGAGATCGCGGTACAGCATCCGGATGTCAGCGAAGTGGCCGTATTCGGGGCCGTTCACGACAAGTGGGGTGAGACACCGGTGGCCGCAGTGGTGCTGCGGGCCGGTGCCGTGGCCGACGCCGACCGGATCCGCGCGTGGGTCAACGCCCGGGTTTCGGCGCGCTATCAGCAACTGCACGCGGTCATCCTCGTCGACGAGTTCCCGCGCAGCACCGCCGGCAAGACGCTGAAGCGGGTGCTCCGGGATCAATATGCCAACATGTGCCGATCGCCCGACACATCGGAAAGACCGGAAGGAGCTTCGATATGA
- a CDS encoding alpha/beta hydrolase: MSDHLHHVVFDDVDLFYLDIPGGSGDAMPLVLLHGLSANANTFGGVIAEGLSPAFRVIAPDLRGRARSSKPSVGYTMADHARDVIRLLDHLGLDRVILAGHSFGGYLSIYLTANFPERVERLVVIDAAITGHPRIGEMLKPSLERLTRVSPSAEAYLQELRAAPYLGGMWDDALEQYFRAEIEQVGDGTVRSATSAAAIGMASYGLACEPWLHWVQHIAQPTLLLHANEAYGPPGTPPLMDEVSARATAKAFPNATYVPVPGNHMTMLFGANAPVIVREITRFARSS; this comes from the coding sequence ATGAGCGACCACCTGCACCACGTCGTGTTCGACGATGTGGATCTGTTCTACCTCGACATCCCGGGTGGTTCCGGCGACGCCATGCCGCTGGTGCTGCTGCATGGGTTGTCGGCCAACGCCAATACTTTCGGCGGCGTGATCGCCGAGGGCCTCTCGCCGGCGTTTCGTGTCATCGCGCCGGATCTGCGTGGGCGAGCCCGCAGCAGCAAGCCGTCGGTGGGGTACACGATGGCCGATCATGCCCGGGATGTCATCCGACTGCTGGATCATCTCGGACTCGATCGGGTGATCCTCGCCGGGCACTCCTTCGGTGGCTATCTGTCCATCTATCTCACGGCCAACTTCCCCGAGCGGGTGGAGCGGCTCGTGGTGATCGATGCGGCGATCACCGGGCACCCTCGCATCGGCGAGATGCTCAAGCCCTCCCTCGAACGACTCACGCGCGTCTCGCCATCCGCCGAGGCGTATCTTCAGGAGCTGCGTGCGGCGCCTTACTTGGGCGGCATGTGGGACGATGCGCTCGAGCAGTATTTCCGGGCGGAAATCGAGCAGGTGGGCGACGGAACGGTGCGATCGGCGACCAGTGCGGCCGCCATCGGCATGGCCAGCTATGGATTGGCGTGTGAACCCTGGTTGCACTGGGTGCAACACATCGCCCAGCCCACGCTCCTGTTGCATGCCAACGAGGCCTATGGACCGCCGGGAACGCCGCCATTGATGGACGAGGTCTCGGCGCGTGCCACGGCGAAGGCTTTTCCCAACGCCACCTATGTGCCGGTGCCCGGCAATCACATGACGATGCTGTTCGGCGCGAACGCCCCCGTCATCGTACGGGAGATCACGCGATTCGCACGGTCGTCATGA
- a CDS encoding MFS transporter, with protein MTAPLTASTTISSRYGWYVVAVLTLAYVSSFIDRQILSLLVAPIRRDLGISDTGMSLLMGLSFAVLYTVLGLPIGRLADGRSRRGIMAWGIAIWSVMTALCGVSRTFWQFFLARVGVGVGEAALSPAAYSMLTDTFPRERLATALSVYSAGIYIGSGAALILGGAVLQWVSGTAQWTFPVIGTVHAWQTMFFVIGLPGLLLALWVWSLREPARRAATAEALPTRETARYVRDNLRTFVCHNVGIGMISLSTYAASAWLPTIYVRQYGWSLPKIGLVYGILIAVFGTSGIIAGGRYADRLLARGQPNAKLRTCLVGVSCLLASCLLLPFAKDNATIGTLLIIPTNFFAAFPYGAAAAAVQELSPNRMRAQISALYLFAVNLIGLGIGPTAVALITDYAFGRDDAVGISLVIVLFVSLSVSTILLTLGQSSYVRTLAYRDRWIVAHANAHANAHANAQAY; from the coding sequence ATGACGGCGCCCCTGACCGCGTCCACGACCATATCGTCACGCTACGGCTGGTATGTGGTCGCCGTGCTGACGCTGGCGTACGTCTCCTCGTTCATCGACCGCCAGATTCTCAGCCTGCTCGTCGCGCCGATCCGACGGGATCTTGGCATCAGCGATACCGGCATGAGTCTGCTGATGGGGCTGTCGTTCGCCGTGCTGTACACGGTGCTGGGACTCCCTATCGGCCGTCTGGCCGACGGACGGAGTCGACGGGGCATCATGGCGTGGGGGATCGCCATCTGGAGCGTGATGACGGCCCTGTGTGGCGTCTCACGCACCTTCTGGCAGTTCTTTCTCGCCCGTGTAGGAGTGGGCGTGGGCGAAGCGGCGCTCTCCCCCGCCGCGTATTCGATGCTCACCGACACGTTCCCCCGCGAACGACTGGCGACCGCGCTGAGCGTGTATTCGGCGGGTATCTACATCGGATCGGGGGCGGCGCTGATCCTCGGTGGTGCGGTGCTGCAATGGGTGTCCGGTACGGCGCAGTGGACTTTTCCCGTCATCGGGACCGTACACGCCTGGCAGACCATGTTCTTCGTGATCGGCCTGCCCGGCTTGCTGCTCGCCCTGTGGGTGTGGAGCCTGCGCGAGCCGGCCCGGCGTGCCGCCACCGCCGAGGCATTGCCTACGCGGGAGACGGCAAGATATGTGCGCGACAACCTGCGCACCTTCGTATGCCATAACGTGGGGATCGGCATGATCTCGCTTTCGACGTACGCGGCGTCGGCGTGGCTGCCGACGATCTATGTCCGTCAGTACGGATGGTCGCTGCCGAAGATCGGCTTGGTGTACGGCATTCTCATCGCCGTGTTCGGCACCTCCGGTATCATTGCCGGTGGGCGGTATGCCGACCGGCTGCTGGCGCGCGGGCAACCGAATGCGAAGCTCAGGACCTGTCTGGTGGGGGTGTCCTGTCTGCTGGCTTCGTGTCTGCTGCTGCCGTTCGCGAAGGACAACGCCACGATCGGGACGCTGCTCATCATCCCCACCAACTTCTTTGCGGCCTTTCCCTACGGAGCCGCGGCGGCAGCGGTGCAGGAGCTCTCACCGAACCGCATGCGCGCCCAGATCTCGGCGCTGTATCTCTTCGCCGTCAATCTCATCGGACTGGGTATCGGCCCCACCGCCGTGGCGCTCATCACGGACTATGCGTTCGGACGCGATGACGCGGTCGGCATATCTCTCGTGATCGTGCTGTTCGTGTCCCTGTCCGTCTCCACGATCCTGTTGACGCTCGGGCAGTCTTCATACGTCCGCACCCTGGCGTACCGCGATCGCTGGATTGTGGCACACGCAAACGCACATGCAAATGCACACGCGAATGCGCAGGCGTACTGA